Below is a window of Candidatus Schekmanbacteria bacterium DNA.
GCATTGGCGATGAAGGCGCTTACACTATGACGCTCGATGAAATTTTAGAGAAAGCACGAGAAGCAAAGGGGACAGGGATAACAGAATTTCATATTGTCGGAGGGCTTCATCCAGAATTGCCTTTTGATTTTTATATTGAAATGCTCGAAGCTCTTAAAAAAGAATTTCCAGCAGTGCATATTCAGGCATTTACAGCAGTTGAGATAAAATATCTTTCTACGGTATCTGGACTAAGTATAAAAGATACTCTCTTGGAATTGAAAAAAGCAGGACTTGGTTCTCTTCCGGGAGGCGGGGCAGAAATCTTTTCTGAAAGAGTAAGAAGAGAGCTTTGTGAAGAAAAAACAAGCGGGGAAGAGTGGCTTGAAGTAATGGAGGAAGCACACAATATTGGAATGAAAAGCAATGCAACAATGCTCTATGGTCACCTTGAAAAACCGGAAGAAAAGATAGAGCATTTGATAAGATTGAGAGAGCTTCAAGACCGCACGGGGGGCTTTATGTCATTCATACCTTTAGCTTTCCATCCTGAAAATACTCAATTAAAATCATTCAATTTTACTACGGGAATAGATGATTTAAAGGAGATTGCAATTGCCCGCCTGATGCTTGACAATTTTCCTCATATAAAAGCTTTTTGGATAATGATAGGACTGAAATTGGCGCAGATTTCTCTTTCCTTTGGCGCTGATGATATCGACGGAACAGTCGTGGAAGAAAAGATTACGCATTCAGCAGGCGCTCAAACCGGCCAATTTGTAAGCCGTGAAGAGCTCGTTTCATTGATAAAAAAAGCCGGAAGAGAACCTGTTGAACGTGATACTCTTTACAACAGGGTTTCTCTTCCGGCCTCCTGATATTCGGTGTTTATATCAATTAACTGCTTTGAACCTGTTTTTTAATCCAATCAGTTTGAACGGATTTTGGTCTTGTTATAGGTGTGCCTAAAGCTCTGTTGAGAATGAGCTGTGAGCACATACCAAGAGCTCTTGAAACGCTGAAAAGAACTGTATAGTAGTCGAATTCTGTAAGACCAAAATGATAGAGCAATGCGCCTGAACCAGCATCGACATTAGGCCATGGATTCTTAGCTTTGCCATGTTCTTGAAGTATTCCCGGGACGATGTTGAATAATTTGTCAACAATCTGAAAAACTTCATCATTGCTGCAGTATTGTTTTCCAAATTCATAGAATGCAGTAAAGCGTGGGTCTGTGCATCTCAACACGGCATGACCGTAGCCGGGAATTACATTTCCTGAGTTCAATCTGTCCCATACAAACTGTTTCAAATCATCATCGGAAGGAACACCATTGTATTTTTCCTTGATTTCGAGAACAAAGCGCAGACACTGTTGATTTGCCAATCCGTGCAGTGGTCCTGCAAGCCCATTCAATCCTGCCGATACAGCATAGTAAACATCTGAAAGCGCAGACCCAACTGTGTGGCAAGTATTGGCGCTTACATTTCCGCCTTCATGGTCGCTGTGAAGTGTCATATAGAGCCTCATCAATTTTTTAAAGTTTCCGTCAGGGTCTTCAATGCCAAGCATATGAGCGTAGTTTGCGCCCCAATCAAGCTGAGGGTCAAAAGGTATTCTGGCGCCTTTGCCGAATCTTTGTCTATATATGGCTGCTGCTATGGCAGGAAGCTTTCCTATTAATTGGAGTGAATCTTCCAGAGCGGCTTCCCAATATTCTTCTCTTTTTAGTGTACCATCTGTATATCTTTTTCTAAATACAGATTC
It encodes the following:
- the mqnE gene encoding aminofutalosine synthase MqnE; the encoded protein is MKIVSQELKEIEEKVYNRERLSKNDGLTLYSSTDILSLGYLANIVRERKNGNLAYFIRNRHINYSNICVNRCKFCAFSKSIGDEGAYTMTLDEILEKAREAKGTGITEFHIVGGLHPELPFDFYIEMLEALKKEFPAVHIQAFTAVEIKYLSTVSGLSIKDTLLELKKAGLGSLPGGGAEIFSERVRRELCEEKTSGEEWLEVMEEAHNIGMKSNATMLYGHLEKPEEKIEHLIRLRELQDRTGGFMSFIPLAFHPENTQLKSFNFTTGIDDLKEIAIARLMLDNFPHIKAFWIMIGLKLAQISLSFGADDIDGTVVEEKITHSAGAQTGQFVSREELVSLIKKAGREPVERDTLYNRVSLPAS
- a CDS encoding citrate (Si)-synthase, giving the protein MATLQEKLAQQIPKLREEKAALLKEHGDKVISEVTVAQAFGGMRGVKGLVCDTSLVEPDKGLIIRGYPIGEIKDRLPEEIFYLLLTGELPDEAALKALQKDLTDRAEVPSYVWNVLESLPNDAHPMAMLSILILTLEKESVFRKRYTDGTLKREEYWEAALEDSLQLIGKLPAIAAAIYRQRFGKGARIPFDPQLDWGANYAHMLGIEDPDGNFKKLMRLYMTLHSDHEGGNVSANTCHTVGSALSDVYYAVSAGLNGLAGPLHGLANQQCLRFVLEIKEKYNGVPSDDDLKQFVWDRLNSGNVIPGYGHAVLRCTDPRFTAFYEFGKQYCSNDEVFQIVDKLFNIVPGILQEHGKAKNPWPNVDAGSGALLYHFGLTEFDYYTVLFSVSRALGMCSQLILNRALGTPITRPKSVQTDWIKKQVQSS